In one window of Nicotiana tabacum cultivar K326 chromosome 12, ASM71507v2, whole genome shotgun sequence DNA:
- the LOC107778599 gene encoding protein COFACTOR ASSEMBLY OF COMPLEX C SUBUNIT B CCB4, chloroplastic-like isoform X2: protein MEAGNLLGFIPLNQPPQRLVHSRRLSSFPSFVTVKASISSQGGSGYRGPKPRREWIADWVSKNDDLVRSLPIYVGGLSLLAVLFNRTVSGIAPVADASSSQSRADLLTLGLAVTNILNGLVWLSIRPKTISVVNPNGVKCQRIASNLPDFVISELLWAWDSLSDVTCCRSLVIVYDGKCILQIGFAAASSSNGSDAVAVDTNKLIEGSLYQGVLKSAPQSYLANLSLYPGKSQLPFLPSNTQAWITLIGEKLDATLTKVI from the exons ATGGAAGCGGGAAATCTCCTTGGTTTCATTCCGTTAAACCAACCGCCACAACGACTTGTACATTCTCGGCGCctctcctctttcccttcctttgTTACTGTTAAGGCTTCTATTAGTTCCCAG GGAGGAAGTGGGTATAGAGGGCCGAAGCCGCGGAGGGAATGGATAGCAGATTGGGTATCCAAAAATGATGATTTAGTTCGGAGCTTGCCGATATACGTTGGTGGATTGTCTTTATTAGCTGTTCTTTTCAATCGCACGGTCTCTGGTATTGCTCCCGTCGCTGATGCTAGCAG TTCTCAATCCAGAGCAGATTTATTAACACTTGGCTTGGCAGTCACCAACATCTTAAATGGTCTTGTTTGGCTTTCAATTCGCCCAAAAACCATATCTGTG GTAAATCCTAACGGGGTGAAGTGCCAAAGAATAGCGTCCAACCTACCAGATTTTGTTATTTCTGAGCTGCTCTG GGCTTGGGATTCTCTATCAGATGTCACATGCTGCAGATCGCTGGTCATTGTTTATGATGGAAAATGCATCCTTCAAATTGGGTTTGCTGCTGCATCATCCTCTAATGGAAGCGATGCAGTAGCTGTGGACACCAATAAGTTGATAGAAGGATCACTTTACCAAGGAGTTTTAAAATCAGCGCCGC AGAGCTACTTGGCCAACTTATCTCTTTATCCGGGGAAGTCGCAGCTACCATTTCTTCCTTCAAATACACAG
- the LOC107778599 gene encoding protein COFACTOR ASSEMBLY OF COMPLEX C SUBUNIT B CCB4, chloroplastic-like isoform X3, producing MEAGNLLGFIPLNQPPQRLVHSRRLSSFPSFVTVKASISSQGGSGYRGPKPRREWIADWVSKNDDLVRSLPIYVGGLSLLAVLFNRTVSGIAPVADASSSQSRADLLTLGLAVTNILNGLVWLSIRPKTISVVNPNGVKCQRIASNLPDFVISELLWAWDSLSDVTCCRSLVIVYDGKCILQIGFAAASSSNGSDAVAVDTNKLIEGSLYQGVLKSAPQSYLANLSLYPGKSQLPFLPSNTQCLCFPEPRVY from the exons ATGGAAGCGGGAAATCTCCTTGGTTTCATTCCGTTAAACCAACCGCCACAACGACTTGTACATTCTCGGCGCctctcctctttcccttcctttgTTACTGTTAAGGCTTCTATTAGTTCCCAG GGAGGAAGTGGGTATAGAGGGCCGAAGCCGCGGAGGGAATGGATAGCAGATTGGGTATCCAAAAATGATGATTTAGTTCGGAGCTTGCCGATATACGTTGGTGGATTGTCTTTATTAGCTGTTCTTTTCAATCGCACGGTCTCTGGTATTGCTCCCGTCGCTGATGCTAGCAG TTCTCAATCCAGAGCAGATTTATTAACACTTGGCTTGGCAGTCACCAACATCTTAAATGGTCTTGTTTGGCTTTCAATTCGCCCAAAAACCATATCTGTG GTAAATCCTAACGGGGTGAAGTGCCAAAGAATAGCGTCCAACCTACCAGATTTTGTTATTTCTGAGCTGCTCTG GGCTTGGGATTCTCTATCAGATGTCACATGCTGCAGATCGCTGGTCATTGTTTATGATGGAAAATGCATCCTTCAAATTGGGTTTGCTGCTGCATCATCCTCTAATGGAAGCGATGCAGTAGCTGTGGACACCAATAAGTTGATAGAAGGATCACTTTACCAAGGAGTTTTAAAATCAGCGCCGC AGAGCTACTTGGCCAACTTATCTCTTTATCCGGGGAAGTCGCAGCTACCATTTCTTCCTTCAAATACACAG